The Sorangiineae bacterium MSr11367 genome window below encodes:
- a CDS encoding tetratricopeptide repeat protein, with protein sequence MRLVLAVCAVTLGTSSVASMAWAQTGDAASAQALFDEGQALMKQRRFAEACAKFQSSHRLEPRPGTALNLADCYEANGQTASAWARYVEASEMAARENQRERERYARDHAKALLPKLAKLSVKSNGLPSGAVVKRDGVVLDMAMLGSAVPVDAGEHTVDVEIGGRPVWSTSVKVAPSTSAEVQVPDKNDPLWATAAAAAPPPAPTKDAERPAPAATNEPVSPPPPAKTWSTQRTLAVVAAGVGVVGLGAGTFFALSANSKWSDAKDQCQPNGCPRDSVDKGNDARSQANVATAAFIVGGVALAGAGVLWFTAPSSERGAGVGIVPMGDARSGTAGLMAHGRF encoded by the coding sequence ATGAGGTTGGTGCTTGCGGTGTGTGCCGTGACGTTGGGCACCAGCTCGGTGGCTTCCATGGCCTGGGCGCAAACGGGGGATGCGGCTTCGGCGCAGGCGCTGTTCGACGAGGGGCAGGCGCTGATGAAGCAGCGCCGCTTTGCCGAGGCGTGCGCGAAGTTTCAGAGCAGCCATCGCCTCGAGCCCAGGCCGGGCACGGCGCTCAACCTGGCCGACTGCTACGAGGCCAACGGGCAGACGGCGAGTGCGTGGGCGCGCTACGTGGAGGCCTCGGAGATGGCGGCACGCGAGAACCAACGCGAGCGCGAACGGTATGCACGCGACCACGCGAAGGCGCTTTTGCCGAAGCTGGCCAAGCTTTCGGTCAAGTCGAATGGGCTGCCGTCCGGTGCGGTGGTCAAGCGCGACGGGGTCGTGCTCGACATGGCCATGCTGGGGAGCGCGGTGCCCGTCGATGCGGGCGAGCACACCGTGGATGTCGAAATCGGCGGAAGGCCGGTGTGGTCGACCAGCGTGAAGGTTGCACCGTCCACGAGCGCCGAGGTGCAGGTTCCCGACAAGAACGATCCGCTCTGGGCGACCGCGGCCGCCGCAGCGCCACCACCGGCGCCGACCAAGGACGCCGAGCGACCGGCGCCCGCGGCGACGAACGAACCCGTATCTCCCCCGCCCCCGGCCAAGACGTGGTCGACACAACGGACGCTCGCCGTGGTGGCGGCCGGCGTGGGCGTGGTGGGGCTCGGTGCGGGCACCTTCTTTGCGCTCAGCGCGAATTCGAAGTGGTCCGACGCAAAGGATCAATGCCAGCCCAATGGCTGCCCGCGCGACAGCGTCGACAAGGGCAACGACGCGCGAAGCCAAGCCAACGTGGCCACCGCGGCCTTCATCGTGGGGGGTGTGGCGCTGGCTGGCGCGGGGGTTCTCTGGTTTACCGCGCCCTCGTCGGAGCGTGGCGCGGGCGTGGGCATCGTCCCGATGGGGGATGCGCGCAGCGGCACCGCCGGCCTGATGGCGCACGGCCGTTTCTGA
- a CDS encoding cupin domain-containing protein: MRHTADYWIRHLQLEPHPEGGAFRQTYRAALTVRKDALPPGFAGDCSAATQIYFLIRNGEYSAFHRIQSDEIWHFYAGDTLLVHEIGEDGTLHTHTLGAEPERGESFQSVVGARSWFASELKDGGEYALVGCTVAPGFDFADFELAKKDTLARAFPAHIGLISRLSHD, translated from the coding sequence ATGAGACACACGGCGGACTACTGGATTCGGCATTTGCAGCTCGAGCCTCACCCGGAGGGTGGTGCCTTTCGGCAGACCTATCGTGCGGCGCTGACCGTACGAAAGGACGCCCTGCCCCCGGGGTTCGCCGGCGACTGCAGTGCGGCAACACAGATTTATTTTTTAATTCGTAATGGTGAATATTCCGCATTTCACCGAATTCAATCCGACGAAATCTGGCACTTCTATGCGGGCGATACCTTGTTGGTGCACGAGATTGGCGAGGATGGAACGCTGCACACCCACACGCTCGGTGCGGAGCCCGAACGGGGCGAGTCGTTTCAATCCGTGGTTGGCGCCCGGAGTTGGTTTGCCTCCGAATTGAAGGACGGCGGCGAATACGCGCTGGTGGGTTGCACCGTCGCACCCGGCTTCGATTTCGCCGATTTCGAGCTGGCCAAGAAGGACACGCTGGCGCGCGCATTTCCCGCCCACATCGGGCTCATTTCCAGGTTGTCGCACGATTGA
- a CDS encoding aldehyde dehydrogenase family protein translates to MTTLDVDNPYTLESACTVPLADEKRVNETLDRARGAARAWRDTSLAERKNLAEKAIAAMEKAADTIPQDISRMMGKPLSQAQGELRGMADRARFMLSIAESSLSDIVLPPKEGFERRIVKEALGVVLDLPAWNYPLLTAVNVVVPAVLAGNSVIVKHSPRTPLSGGHFARAFEEAGAPPYLVQALDCDHPTSERVVGDPRVDHVVFTGSIYGGHRIAQAAAGKFMHVGFELGGNDPAYVAADCDFEKTVESVVDGAIYNAGQSCCAVERVFVHRSLYPRFVEACDALVSAYVLGDPMAPETTLGPIAQPNHAAELEALVEDARASGAKVVRGGRTTRVNGKGRFFQATLVTDVPRTAKLMTAESFGPILPICAVDSDEEALERMNDSQLGLTASVWTSDRERAARLSRKLDYGTVYMNRCDALDPALPWIGVKQSGRGHSLSALGFDQLTRPKSIHFRLKF, encoded by the coding sequence ATGACCACCCTCGACGTCGACAACCCGTACACCCTCGAATCCGCCTGCACGGTACCGCTTGCAGATGAAAAGCGCGTCAACGAAACGCTGGACCGGGCGCGTGGAGCCGCGCGCGCTTGGAGGGACACCTCCCTGGCCGAGCGCAAGAACCTCGCGGAAAAGGCCATTGCCGCCATGGAAAAGGCGGCGGACACCATCCCCCAGGACATCTCGCGCATGATGGGCAAGCCCCTCTCGCAGGCCCAAGGCGAGCTGCGCGGCATGGCGGATCGCGCACGCTTCATGCTCTCGATTGCGGAGAGCTCGCTTTCCGACATCGTGCTGCCACCGAAAGAAGGATTCGAGCGACGCATCGTTAAAGAGGCGCTCGGGGTCGTGCTCGATTTGCCTGCGTGGAATTATCCACTTCTCACCGCCGTCAACGTCGTCGTGCCCGCCGTGCTCGCGGGAAATTCGGTCATCGTGAAGCACTCGCCACGGACACCGCTTTCGGGCGGCCATTTTGCGCGCGCGTTCGAAGAGGCGGGCGCGCCTCCTTACCTGGTGCAGGCGCTCGATTGCGATCATCCCACGAGCGAGCGCGTCGTCGGCGACCCGAGGGTGGACCACGTCGTGTTCACTGGCTCGATTTACGGCGGGCATCGAATCGCTCAGGCTGCTGCTGGCAAATTCATGCACGTGGGCTTCGAATTGGGGGGCAATGATCCGGCGTACGTCGCTGCCGATTGCGATTTTGAAAAGACGGTGGAATCGGTGGTCGATGGCGCCATCTACAATGCAGGTCAGAGCTGCTGCGCCGTCGAGCGCGTTTTCGTGCATCGTTCGCTGTATCCCCGATTCGTGGAAGCGTGTGACGCACTGGTAAGCGCCTACGTGCTCGGCGATCCGATGGCGCCCGAGACCACCCTGGGGCCGATTGCGCAGCCCAATCACGCGGCGGAACTCGAAGCACTGGTCGAAGACGCCCGCGCGTCGGGCGCGAAGGTCGTGCGCGGTGGACGCACCACCCGCGTCAACGGCAAAGGCCGATTTTTCCAGGCTACGTTGGTCACCGACGTTCCGCGCACTGCAAAGTTGATGACGGCGGAATCCTTCGGTCCGATTCTCCCCATTTGCGCAGTGGATTCCGACGAAGAAGCCCTCGAGCGCATGAACGATTCGCAATTGGGCCTCACGGCGAGCGTGTGGACGAGCGACCGCGAACGCGCCGCACGTTTGTCACGAAAGCTCGATTACGGGACGGTCTACATGAACCGATGCGACGCGCTCGATCCAGCGCTGCCGTGGATCGGTGTAAAGCAATCGGGACGTGGACACAGCTTGAGTGCGCTCGGTTTCGATCAACTGACGCGACCGAAATCGATTCATTTTCGCCTGAAATTCTAG
- a CDS encoding CehA/McbA family metallohydrolase, translating into MSTRLPLLAALFVLGAGLPGCGGCRGTKATPLEHVEARVEPLDRPGTAPRVYGRRGDLVLHGTRDTSITVAAVADLPNHRPLRGSILDVGLAGAGPSDPLLWWRAAWVDSGQKLHPLIATEVSPRKCPEGSDGVHIEGDVDAVHLATDLCALADGGYRVTTSATGLPAGATLADDLNPGPADAVIDRVGAEWQGDETTRFVVLAGYGIGVALQATGMRARSRRVRATGTISPAPITLLHEGAEATRILHVVHGDALDALGTLPFATRTARIGLADGRPGFLAVRDNADRVLASGVLPAGGPRTLKLTEGLGETLTVRDADGVPASRAVPIAEAASPALLSIPSGRVALRFIDGRDAPVPVHVIFRGLEGTPDPTPEVTGRAYAGGRSVYLLDGSGTVHLAPGRYKVTATHGPTYSLSSKEIDVAPGGEQTVADRLTAVVDTHEWTAADFHLHSEPSHDSSVSLHARLASLTCEGVDLAVATDHNHVTDYEPVARELNLTSRLATVPGAEITSAGARVWGHFNAFPLPAAGDAAPEEATPPYYEILPRELFAKARAAGARVVQVNHARMPPNIGYFDLAHLDAATGRADADFADDFDALEAYNGFWIESPDRVREGARDLVALARRGRRPIATGNSDSHRLLYEEAGYPRTYVHTPSGAAADRAVRTIDAMLTGDTTVSSGPLVVLTVEGKSPGSVVRPNAKNELRVKVRVFAPAWVPVETIEVWRDDEPVQHFPAGPARDGLRFERETIVKGVDTDATILAWAEARTPLGDVLPNPNARAIGFSGLVYVDADGDGRVNVPSKH; encoded by the coding sequence ATGAGCACGCGCCTTCCCTTGCTGGCTGCGCTTTTCGTGCTTGGTGCGGGACTTCCAGGCTGCGGCGGCTGCCGGGGGACGAAGGCGACGCCGCTCGAACACGTCGAGGCGCGGGTGGAGCCGCTCGATAGGCCAGGAACCGCGCCCCGCGTGTACGGACGTCGGGGGGACCTCGTTCTTCACGGCACCCGCGACACGTCGATCACGGTGGCCGCGGTGGCGGACCTTCCCAACCATCGCCCGCTGCGCGGTTCGATCCTCGACGTGGGGCTCGCCGGCGCGGGACCGTCGGATCCTCTCTTGTGGTGGCGCGCCGCATGGGTCGATTCCGGGCAGAAGCTGCACCCGCTGATCGCGACCGAGGTGAGCCCGCGGAAGTGCCCCGAGGGCAGCGATGGGGTGCACATCGAGGGCGACGTGGACGCGGTTCATCTCGCGACGGATCTTTGCGCGCTCGCGGACGGGGGCTACCGCGTGACGACGTCCGCCACGGGATTGCCGGCGGGCGCGACCCTCGCGGACGATTTGAACCCGGGCCCTGCCGACGCGGTGATCGATCGGGTGGGCGCCGAGTGGCAGGGAGACGAGACCACGCGCTTCGTGGTGCTCGCGGGGTATGGCATCGGTGTCGCGCTGCAAGCGACCGGAATGCGTGCGCGAAGCCGGCGCGTCCGCGCCACGGGGACGATCTCGCCAGCGCCCATCACCTTGCTCCATGAAGGTGCGGAGGCGACACGGATCCTCCATGTGGTGCACGGTGACGCGCTCGACGCGTTGGGTACCCTTCCCTTCGCGACGCGCACGGCCCGCATCGGGCTCGCCGATGGGCGCCCGGGATTTCTCGCCGTGCGCGACAACGCCGATCGGGTCCTCGCCAGTGGTGTACTTCCCGCGGGTGGGCCGCGCACCCTCAAGCTGACCGAGGGGCTCGGAGAGACGCTCACCGTGCGGGACGCCGATGGCGTGCCAGCATCTCGCGCCGTGCCCATCGCAGAGGCGGCATCGCCCGCGCTGCTCTCCATCCCATCGGGGCGCGTGGCGTTGCGTTTCATCGATGGGCGCGACGCGCCCGTGCCGGTTCACGTGATCTTCCGCGGCCTGGAGGGCACGCCGGATCCCACGCCCGAGGTGACGGGGCGGGCGTACGCCGGCGGACGCTCCGTGTACTTGCTCGATGGATCGGGGACGGTGCACCTCGCGCCGGGCAGGTACAAGGTGACGGCGACGCACGGTCCGACGTATTCGCTCTCGAGCAAAGAGATCGACGTCGCACCCGGCGGTGAGCAAACCGTGGCCGATCGCCTGACGGCGGTGGTCGACACGCACGAGTGGACGGCGGCGGACTTCCACTTGCACTCGGAGCCGAGCCACGATTCGTCGGTCTCGCTGCACGCGAGGCTCGCAAGCCTCACGTGCGAAGGCGTCGACCTGGCGGTTGCCACGGATCACAACCATGTGACCGACTACGAGCCGGTGGCGCGCGAATTGAACCTGACCTCGCGGCTCGCCACCGTGCCCGGGGCGGAGATCACCTCGGCGGGCGCGCGGGTGTGGGGGCATTTCAACGCTTTTCCATTGCCGGCGGCGGGCGACGCGGCCCCCGAAGAAGCAACGCCGCCGTATTACGAGATCCTCCCGAGGGAGCTCTTCGCCAAGGCGCGGGCCGCAGGTGCGCGCGTGGTGCAAGTGAACCATGCGCGCATGCCGCCGAACATCGGGTACTTCGATCTCGCGCACCTCGATGCGGCGACGGGGCGCGCCGATGCGGACTTCGCCGACGACTTCGACGCGCTGGAAGCGTACAACGGCTTTTGGATCGAGAGCCCCGATCGCGTGCGCGAGGGGGCACGTGACTTGGTCGCACTCGCGCGGCGCGGCCGGCGGCCCATCGCCACGGGAAACAGCGACTCGCATCGGCTGCTGTACGAAGAGGCGGGCTACCCGCGAACGTACGTGCACACGCCTTCCGGCGCGGCCGCCGATCGCGCGGTGCGCACCATCGATGCGATGCTCACGGGCGACACGACGGTGAGCTCTGGGCCCTTGGTGGTGCTCACCGTAGAGGGAAAATCGCCCGGTTCCGTCGTTCGGCCGAACGCGAAGAACGAGCTTCGCGTCAAGGTGCGCGTCTTTGCACCGGCCTGGGTGCCCGTCGAGACGATCGAGGTGTGGCGCGACGACGAGCCCGTGCAGCACTTCCCCGCGGGCCCTGCGCGCGATGGTCTGCGCTTCGAGCGCGAGACGATCGTGAAAGGAGTGGACACCGATGCAACGATCCTCGCGTGGGCCGAAGCACGCACGCCACTCGGCGACGTGCTGCCGAACCCCAATGCACGCGCCATCGGTTTTTCTGGGCTCGTCTACGTCGATGCCGACGGCGATGGTCGCGTGAACGTCCCCTCGAAACACTGA